CGCGGCCGACGACAAGCAGGCAGAGGACCTCGTCGCCCTCGACGTGACCGGACCACTGCAGCTCACCGACGTGTTCCTGCTCGCGACCGGCCGGAACGAGCGCAACGTGCTCGCCATCGCCGACGAGGTCGAGGACCGCCTGATCCAGGCCGGTGCCAAGCCCCTCCGTCGCGAAGGACGGACCGAGGGCCGCTGGGTCCTCATCGACTTCGGCGACATCGTCGTGCACGTCTTCCACGAGGAAGACCGTCAGTACTACTCGCTCGAGCGTCTCTGGTCGGACTGCCCGACCATCCCGCTCGAGCTGTCGGTCGACCAGACCGCGGCCGCCGACCAGTCGGTCTGAGCGCCGCCCGCTCGCGACGCGCCCGGGTGACGAGGCCGATTTCGTCACCCGGCGTTCGCGTGGTGTACGCTTCCATGGTGCCTCCGGGAACGGGGACACGGAACACAGCAACACCCGTACGGGTCTGTGGCGCAGCTGGTAGCGCACCTGCATGGCATGCAGGGGGTCAGGGGTTCGAGTCCCCTCAGATCCACCCGAACACGACACGGAACAACCCCGTCGCTCACGAGCGACGGGGTTGTTCCGTTCCCGCCACCCGTACCCGTGCCCGAGGGCGTCCGGCGGCCCCACTACGCTGTTGCGCATGAGCAACGACGCGCCCCTGTCCGGATCCGCCCTGACGATCACCGCAGCCGGCTACACGGCCGAGATCGCCTCGGTGGGGGCGTCGCTCCGCACCCTCCGGTACGAGGGCCGCGACCTGGTCGTGCCGTTCGACGCCGACGAGGTCCGCCCGGCCTTCCGCGGCGCCGTCCTCGCACCGTGGCCGAACCGGGTCGTCGACGGTCGCTACACGTTCGGCGGCCAGGAGCACGAGCTC
The Curtobacterium citreum genome window above contains:
- the rsfS gene encoding ribosome silencing factor, producing MTASPRALELVQLAATAADDKQAEDLVALDVTGPLQLTDVFLLATGRNERNVLAIADEVEDRLIQAGAKPLRREGRTEGRWVLIDFGDIVVHVFHEEDRQYYSLERLWSDCPTIPLELSVDQTAAADQSV